One Rhodohalobacter sp. SW132 DNA segment encodes these proteins:
- a CDS encoding GNAT family N-acetyltransferase, with protein MTPKIRHATDEDKKMILDLLNKVFSSQQRSENLRDDRYWKWKFIDSVFGDSILTVADVNGEIVGFDHLWPWEFCYGDQIVKAVQPCDAVVDEKYRGKGLFKRMRNFGLAQAEKKGIQFAFNFPNMNSLPGNRSIGAKYLGKITWWVKILHPLNIVMGAVSDKKSKALDMPDHYTLKPDFLDELALSTRTEINSIQIHRKKRFHHWRYLEHPTRSYGMIRVKVKKKSTAIIFTVNQKGSTREMVVVDIVGDNIQKSEIVKYIVKAGRDVKADFIAVIDNHEYRLENLWMNGFIKKKLKNMVVFPLNSKYAELAGSYKNWTLMAGMHDSI; from the coding sequence ATGACCCCGAAAATTCGCCATGCTACTGATGAAGACAAAAAGATGATTCTCGATCTCTTAAATAAAGTCTTCAGTTCGCAACAGCGATCGGAAAATCTCAGAGATGACAGATATTGGAAATGGAAATTTATAGATAGTGTATTCGGAGATTCAATATTAACAGTTGCTGATGTTAATGGTGAAATAGTAGGGTTTGATCACTTGTGGCCATGGGAATTTTGTTACGGTGATCAGATAGTTAAAGCTGTACAGCCTTGTGATGCTGTTGTTGATGAAAAATACAGGGGAAAGGGATTATTCAAGAGAATGAGAAATTTTGGCTTAGCTCAAGCTGAAAAAAAAGGAATTCAGTTTGCTTTTAATTTCCCAAACATGAATAGTTTACCGGGTAATCGTTCAATCGGAGCAAAATATCTCGGCAAAATCACATGGTGGGTCAAAATATTGCATCCATTGAATATAGTGATGGGAGCTGTAAGCGATAAAAAATCGAAGGCTCTGGATATGCCAGATCACTATACATTAAAACCAGATTTTCTTGATGAATTAGCATTGAGTACAAGAACGGAAATTAATTCAATTCAAATACACCGTAAAAAAAGATTTCATCACTGGAGATACCTGGAGCATCCAACTCGATCGTATGGAATGATTCGTGTGAAAGTGAAGAAAAAGAGTACCGCTATTATTTTCACTGTAAACCAAAAAGGTTCCACCCGTGAAATGGTGGTTGTCGATATTGTGGGTGATAACATTCAGAAATCTGAGATCGTAAAATATATAGTAAAAGCGGGGCGGGATGTAAAAGCCGATTTCATAGCTGTAATAGATAACCATGAGTACCGATTGGAAAACTTATGGATGAATGGATTTATAAAGAAAAAACTGAAAAACATGGTAGTCTTCCCATTAAATTCAAAATATGCAGAGTTGGCAGGCTCCTATAAAAACTGGACCCTTATGGCCGGTATGCATGATTCTATTTAA
- a CDS encoding glycosyltransferase family 4 protein, whose protein sequence is MINESSLNSKNDSKNSINLVINAGSIFKGGAEQVVLSFIHECKKWSENEYHILLRDNIKSQLNTSDFPSNFIFYDVEQRPGSGLVRYMKEMRRFNRLENKIRPDCVISTGGHGYWRSSAPLVVGFNIPHFIYPESPYFKRLSIFRRIFWEMKKKIHFYFYGRSDAMVVQTDDVNKRLKSRFPKIPIYTVSNTVNSCFRNPEFFPEKLPKNKEGEIRLLTLSSWYAHKNIGVIRNLIEIYKKKGINHIKFVLTLPKDIFEREFPANYRDMIYNIGPVPINECPSLYKECDFMFLPTLLECFSASYAEAMMMEKPILTSDLGFAHTVCGEAAQYFDPVDPEDIFLKIDELVHDPEKQEKLIQTGKERLNQFNTSTERASEFISICKKLASSGR, encoded by the coding sequence ATGATAAATGAATCATCACTAAACAGTAAAAATGATAGCAAGAACAGCATAAATCTTGTAATCAACGCCGGGTCAATTTTTAAGGGAGGAGCAGAACAGGTTGTACTTTCATTTATCCATGAATGCAAAAAATGGAGTGAAAACGAATACCATATTCTTCTTCGTGATAATATCAAATCACAGCTCAATACCAGTGATTTCCCGAGTAATTTTATTTTTTATGATGTGGAACAAAGACCGGGTTCTGGGCTCGTTCGATACATGAAAGAGATGCGCAGATTTAACCGCCTTGAAAATAAAATCCGACCGGACTGTGTAATTTCAACAGGGGGGCATGGGTACTGGAGGTCCAGTGCACCGCTGGTTGTGGGTTTTAATATCCCTCATTTTATCTATCCCGAATCGCCATATTTTAAACGATTATCTATTTTCAGGCGCATATTCTGGGAAATGAAAAAAAAGATTCATTTCTATTTTTATGGGCGATCCGATGCCATGGTGGTTCAAACGGATGATGTAAATAAAAGATTAAAATCCCGGTTTCCTAAAATTCCTATTTATACCGTTTCCAATACGGTAAACAGTTGTTTTCGTAATCCGGAATTTTTTCCTGAGAAACTGCCGAAGAATAAGGAGGGAGAAATCAGACTGCTTACACTCAGTTCGTGGTATGCTCATAAGAATATTGGTGTCATCCGAAACCTTATTGAGATTTATAAAAAGAAAGGTATTAATCACATAAAGTTTGTATTAACATTACCAAAGGACATATTTGAACGTGAATTTCCTGCAAATTACAGGGATATGATTTATAACATTGGCCCCGTACCCATAAATGAGTGTCCCTCACTTTATAAAGAGTGCGATTTTATGTTTTTGCCCACACTTCTGGAATGTTTTTCTGCATCCTATGCGGAAGCGATGATGATGGAAAAGCCTATTCTGACCTCCGACCTCGGTTTTGCTCATACCGTTTGCGGAGAGGCAGCACAATATTTCGATCCTGTAGATCCCGAGGATATATTTTTAAAAATTGATGAACTTGTACATGATCCTGAAAAACAGGAAAAACTTATACAGACCGGAAAGGAGAGGCTGAACCAGTTTAATACCTCAACTGAAAGAGCCTCTGAATTTATTTCAATCTGTAAGAAACTTGCATCAAGTGGAAGGTAA
- a CDS encoding polysaccharide deacetylase family protein — translation MKSAFTVDVEDGISIAMRDAFSVESPQTDRVVHLTEKILELLSRRGVKGTFFVLGVVAEEFPELVKRIASENHELGVHGYDHLQFFRMTRDEAFQELNSAKKRIEDISGKAVYGHRAPAFSITPETKWGLDVIAETGFEYDSSIMPISGIRYGWPGFSETICKIKTPEGYDLTEVPMSVVKLPGRKIPACGGGYLRLFPEWITKKAFDLIIKERPAIVYIHPYELDTERYPEYYFDELKKSGFLRRNKMKSMWINRKSVYPKLSSLLEKYEFEPLINIVRSRKPGEVIQI, via the coding sequence ATGAAATCGGCGTTTACTGTGGATGTAGAAGACGGAATCAGCATCGCAATGAGAGACGCTTTTTCTGTTGAATCACCGCAGACCGACAGAGTGGTCCATCTGACCGAAAAAATTCTGGAGCTGTTAAGTCGGCGTGGAGTGAAGGGCACATTTTTTGTATTAGGTGTGGTTGCTGAAGAATTTCCGGAACTGGTGAAGAGAATCGCATCTGAGAACCATGAACTGGGTGTTCACGGGTACGACCATTTGCAGTTTTTCAGAATGACCCGGGATGAGGCCTTTCAGGAGTTGAATAGCGCAAAAAAACGGATTGAAGATATCTCTGGAAAGGCGGTATATGGTCATCGGGCTCCTGCGTTTTCCATTACCCCAGAGACGAAGTGGGGCCTGGATGTTATTGCAGAAACGGGCTTTGAATATGACAGCAGTATTATGCCAATCAGCGGTATCCGGTATGGCTGGCCGGGGTTTTCTGAGACTATTTGCAAGATAAAAACTCCGGAAGGATATGATCTTACAGAGGTACCCATGTCAGTTGTGAAGCTTCCGGGCCGCAAAATTCCGGCATGTGGCGGAGGATATCTGCGTCTATTTCCGGAATGGATCACTAAAAAAGCGTTTGATTTGATTATTAAAGAACGTCCCGCTATTGTTTATATTCATCCCTATGAACTGGACACCGAGAGATACCCGGAATATTATTTTGATGAATTGAAAAAATCAGGGTTTTTACGGCGGAACAAGATGAAATCGATGTGGATCAACAGAAAGTCAGTCTACCCCAAACTCTCGTCACTTCTTGAAAAATATGAATTTGAACCGTTGATAAATATAGTAAGGAGCAGAAAACCCGGTGAGGTAATACAGATATGA
- a CDS encoding SLC13 family permease, whose amino-acid sequence MGIESIFVLGVIFFCLLLLVFTKISPDVVFIGGLTLIIVSGIIPVNEALVGFSNEGMLTVAALYIVAAGLRETGAIQFVIQNLLGSPKEMWKTQARIIAPVMGMSAFLNNTPIVASFIPALQEWARTYRVKVSKLMIPLSYAAILGGTCTLIGTSTNLIVNGLLISEKNVSLGLFEPAYVGVPIAIAGFIYLLTIGNRLLPEGASVAGSFENTREYTIEMMIRPESPLIGKSIEDAGLRQLPGLFLAEIVRKDTILAAVDPEEVLQEGDRLIFTGLVNSIVDLQSIKGLEPATDQVFKLDAPRRDRHLVEAVISQTHPLNGKTVKEGEFRNHYGAVILAVSRHGERIDKKVGDIILKTGDILLMEAPRNFSERYKSSNEYLLVSTLAKNGQPDYEKGWISWLILAGMVFVVTFGILSMFQASFLAAGAMLLTGCTRAANARSSIDWQVLIVIAAALGIGNAMQVTGAAEVVAGGFLGFAGDHPYVAIAATYLITWMLTEMITNNAAAVLIFPIAISTAASLGVDFMPFVMTIIFAASASFATPIGYQTNLMVYGPGGYHFSDFLKVGLPLNFIAGVITVFLVPIVWPV is encoded by the coding sequence ATGGGTATTGAGAGCATATTTGTTCTGGGAGTTATCTTTTTCTGCCTCCTGCTTTTGGTTTTTACAAAAATATCTCCGGATGTTGTTTTTATTGGTGGCCTTACCCTAATCATTGTCTCTGGCATTATCCCGGTTAACGAGGCTCTTGTCGGGTTTTCGAACGAGGGGATGCTTACCGTTGCTGCATTGTATATTGTGGCGGCAGGGCTCAGAGAGACCGGTGCCATTCAGTTTGTGATCCAAAACCTGCTGGGATCTCCAAAGGAGATGTGGAAAACACAGGCGCGGATAATTGCTCCTGTTATGGGAATGAGTGCTTTTCTGAATAACACCCCCATTGTTGCCTCTTTTATACCGGCGCTCCAGGAATGGGCCCGCACCTATCGCGTGAAAGTATCCAAGCTGATGATTCCGCTCAGTTATGCTGCTATCCTTGGAGGAACCTGCACACTGATCGGAACGAGTACAAACCTGATCGTAAACGGACTGTTAATTTCGGAAAAAAACGTCTCCCTCGGTCTGTTTGAACCCGCATATGTGGGGGTGCCGATTGCGATTGCAGGTTTTATTTACCTGCTAACCATTGGAAATCGCCTGCTTCCTGAAGGCGCGTCTGTCGCCGGAAGTTTTGAAAATACCCGGGAATACACCATTGAGATGATGATTCGGCCCGAAAGTCCTCTTATTGGAAAATCAATTGAAGATGCGGGGCTTCGTCAGCTTCCGGGCCTCTTTCTTGCGGAAATTGTCAGGAAAGATACGATTCTCGCGGCTGTAGATCCGGAAGAAGTACTCCAGGAAGGAGACCGGCTTATTTTTACCGGATTGGTGAATTCTATTGTGGATCTTCAGTCAATCAAGGGACTTGAACCCGCAACGGACCAGGTGTTTAAACTGGACGCCCCGCGTCGCGACCGCCATCTCGTGGAGGCGGTTATCTCCCAAACCCATCCCTTAAATGGGAAAACGGTAAAAGAGGGGGAGTTTCGGAATCATTATGGTGCTGTGATCCTGGCAGTATCGCGGCACGGGGAACGGATTGATAAAAAAGTCGGGGACATCATCCTGAAAACCGGGGATATCTTGCTGATGGAGGCGCCAAGAAATTTTTCCGAGCGGTATAAATCATCGAACGAATATCTCCTGGTGAGCACCCTTGCCAAAAATGGGCAGCCCGATTATGAAAAAGGGTGGATTTCATGGCTAATACTTGCAGGAATGGTGTTTGTCGTGACGTTCGGGATTCTGAGTATGTTCCAGGCATCTTTTCTGGCAGCAGGGGCGATGCTTCTGACCGGTTGTACGCGGGCAGCAAATGCACGGTCGAGTATCGACTGGCAGGTTTTGATTGTGATTGCTGCGGCCCTGGGAATCGGGAATGCCATGCAGGTTACAGGCGCGGCTGAGGTAGTGGCCGGTGGGTTCCTGGGATTTGCAGGAGATCACCCCTACGTGGCTATTGCCGCAACCTATCTGATCACCTGGATGCTGACGGAGATGATCACTAATAACGCAGCAGCCGTACTGATTTTTCCAATAGCCATATCAACGGCGGCCAGCCTGGGTGTGGATTTTATGCCTTTTGTGATGACGATCATTTTTGCAGCATCTGCAAGTTTTGCAACACCGATCGGCTATCAGACGAACCTGATGGTCTACGGCCCCGGCGGATACCATTTTTCCGATTTTCTCAAAGTAGGCCTGCCGCTGAATTTTATAGCGGGTGTTATAACGGTATTTTTAGTTCCAATTGTGTGGCCGGTGTGA
- the cysQ gene encoding 3'(2'),5'-bisphosphate nucleotidase CysQ: protein MNIDINIINKIARQAGSEILKFYDEDRDIEVSRKSDDSPLTKADMASHRAIVSGLEKEYPEIPVLSEESEIPDYSVRKNWNRYFLIDPLDGTKEFIKKNGEFTVNIALIDENEPVLGVVYIPAEEVLYFADAKEGSFKQVGDGPVQKIEHARYSKDKPARIMVSRSHRGNDTKERLAGMGIEVGEEIPSGSSLKICFVAEGKADLYPRFGPTMEWDTAAADAVYRYSGKNGPVKSPLKYNKEDLHNPEFIIGL, encoded by the coding sequence ATGAATATCGACATCAATATCATCAACAAAATCGCCAGGCAGGCGGGTAGTGAAATTTTAAAATTTTACGACGAAGACCGTGACATAGAGGTGAGCCGAAAATCGGATGATTCTCCTCTGACTAAAGCTGATATGGCGTCCCATCGTGCAATCGTGAGCGGCCTGGAGAAAGAGTACCCGGAGATTCCCGTACTGTCTGAGGAGTCGGAAATTCCGGACTACTCCGTGAGAAAAAACTGGAATCGGTATTTTCTGATTGATCCGCTGGATGGCACAAAGGAGTTTATCAAAAAGAATGGGGAGTTTACCGTTAATATCGCGTTGATTGATGAAAATGAGCCGGTTTTGGGAGTAGTCTATATACCGGCAGAAGAAGTTCTCTATTTTGCAGATGCAAAAGAGGGCTCGTTTAAGCAGGTTGGGGATGGACCGGTTCAAAAAATTGAACACGCCAGGTATAGTAAAGATAAACCGGCGCGAATAATGGTCAGCCGTTCGCACCGGGGAAACGATACCAAAGAGCGCCTGGCCGGGATGGGAATTGAGGTCGGTGAGGAAATTCCATCCGGCAGTTCTCTCAAAATTTGTTTCGTTGCGGAAGGTAAGGCTGATCTCTACCCACGTTTCGGACCCACCATGGAGTGGGATACGGCTGCCGCGGATGCAGTCTACCGGTACTCCGGAAAAAATGGACCGGTGAAATCACCGCTGAAGTATAATAAGGAGGATTTGCATAATCCGGAGTTTATTATTGGGTTGTGA